A stretch of Heliomicrobium undosum DNA encodes these proteins:
- a CDS encoding NAD(P)/FAD-dependent oxidoreductase: MSNGERLLILGGGIAAVSAAEAARQADPERPVTICTEEGHYPYYRLRLSFLLGQPFEKSSLLIHPPGWYDERNIGVLMGRRARSIDAERRIVTLESGETIPYGRLVIAVGASAFLPPLPGTELPGVYTVRQVDDVEAINASLCPGSRVIVVGGGILGLEAAWTLREQGIAVTVVEHGPRLLSRQLDAGGSRILERLAAAEGITLLTEANSVAIEKGEGVLRLRLADGRTVEGELIIFSTGIRANLDLARSAGIATGRGICVDEWMQASVPGIFAAGDVAEFTGNLPGLWPVAAEQGKTAGHNAVLPQQDWTLYRPAAPSNMLRVFGIKIFSLGAVSPGEGIVILGDGEAGDKEYKGFFFRDGRLAGAVLMGDLKWANRLKAAMESGRDFSGATGTMKAFLAALADE, translated from the coding sequence ATGAGCAATGGGGAACGACTTTTGATCCTGGGCGGCGGGATTGCCGCCGTGTCGGCGGCCGAAGCCGCCCGGCAGGCCGATCCGGAACGGCCTGTCACCATCTGTACGGAGGAAGGCCACTACCCTTACTACCGGTTGCGGCTCTCCTTCCTGCTCGGACAACCCTTCGAAAAGAGTAGTCTCCTGATCCACCCGCCCGGTTGGTACGACGAGCGCAACATCGGCGTGCTGATGGGGCGGCGCGCCCGTTCCATTGATGCGGAGCGGCGCATCGTCACCTTGGAAAGCGGAGAGACCATCCCCTACGGCCGCCTGGTGATCGCCGTGGGCGCCTCTGCTTTTTTGCCGCCATTGCCGGGAACGGAACTCCCCGGTGTCTATACGGTGCGGCAAGTGGACGATGTGGAGGCGATCAACGCCAGCCTGTGCCCCGGCAGCCGGGTGATTGTCGTCGGCGGCGGGATCCTGGGGCTCGAGGCGGCCTGGACGCTGCGCGAGCAGGGGATCGCCGTCACGGTCGTGGAGCATGGGCCACGCCTCCTCAGTCGCCAACTGGATGCGGGGGGATCGCGGATCCTGGAACGGCTGGCTGCCGCCGAGGGCATCACCCTTCTTACCGAGGCGAACAGCGTGGCCATCGAAAAAGGGGAAGGGGTGCTTCGCCTGCGGCTCGCCGACGGGCGAACGGTCGAGGGGGAACTGATTATTTTCTCTACGGGGATCCGGGCCAATCTGGATCTGGCGCGGTCGGCGGGGATCGCCACGGGGCGGGGCATCTGTGTCGATGAGTGGATGCAGGCGTCTGTTCCCGGGATTTTCGCGGCTGGAGATGTGGCCGAGTTTACGGGCAACCTGCCGGGACTCTGGCCAGTCGCCGCCGAGCAGGGAAAAACGGCGGGCCACAATGCGGTCCTCCCGCAACAAGATTGGACGCTCTATCGTCCGGCGGCGCCTTCGAACATGCTCCGTGTCTTCGGGATCAAAATCTTTTCCCTGGGCGCTGTTTCGCCCGGTGAGGGGATTGTCATACTGGGCGATGGGGAAGCAGGGGATAAGGAATACAAAGGGTTTTTCTTCCGTGACGGACGGCTGGCGGGAGCGGTCCTCATGGGCGACCTGAAGTGGGCCAACCGGTTGAAGGCGGCCATGGAGAGCGGACGTGACTTTTCCGGAGCCACGGGGACAATGAAGGCGTTCCTGGCTGCCCTGGCGGATGAATAA
- a CDS encoding class I SAM-dependent methyltransferase, producing MSSPLQQAIRDRIRAEGPIPFRDYMELALYHPRHGYYTAGDPPMGRGGDFITAPEISPFFGRVIGRQLTEMWEQLERPDRFDIIEFGPGRGLLARAVMDALTAGPLADRLVYHLVEISPNLRDHQRESLAGLPLTVYPDPAEAIPGSYGWSAAEALQSGLTGVVLSNEFLDALPVHRLIHKDGRPWELYVAEAPADDGPFCWHYGPLSDPRLEDWVARHITRQGVTLEEGQLFEVNLAAADWLKAVDRLLARGFVLTVDYGHPVERLYSPERYEGTLVCYRRHQADADPLEDVGEKDMTAHLDFTSLQSVASELGWQNLGLTSQMWFLAHWLRPEDLQTGPSMTVEDFRRHQALKKVLLPGGMGEIFKVLIQSKDLPPLPLTGLGATGR from the coding sequence ATGTCCAGTCCACTGCAGCAGGCAATCAGAGATCGCATCCGGGCCGAGGGCCCCATCCCCTTCCGGGACTACATGGAACTGGCCCTGTATCATCCCCGGCACGGCTATTACACCGCCGGCGATCCCCCCATGGGTCGAGGCGGCGACTTTATCACCGCCCCGGAGATCAGCCCTTTTTTCGGCCGCGTCATCGGAAGACAACTGACGGAGATGTGGGAGCAATTGGAGCGGCCCGACCGCTTTGACATCATCGAATTCGGACCGGGGCGGGGACTGCTCGCCAGAGCCGTGATGGACGCCTTGACCGCCGGCCCCCTGGCCGATCGGCTCGTCTATCACCTCGTCGAGATCAGCCCCAACCTGCGCGATCACCAGCGGGAAAGCCTCGCCGGACTGCCGCTAACGGTATACCCAGATCCGGCTGAAGCCATACCGGGCTCCTACGGCTGGTCGGCGGCGGAGGCCCTCCAAAGCGGCCTCACCGGCGTGGTCCTGTCCAACGAGTTTCTTGACGCCCTGCCGGTGCACCGCCTGATCCACAAAGACGGTCGACCCTGGGAACTTTATGTGGCGGAAGCGCCGGCCGATGATGGTCCTTTTTGTTGGCATTACGGGCCTTTATCGGACCCCCGTCTGGAAGACTGGGTCGCCCGTCATATCACCAGGCAGGGCGTCACCCTTGAAGAGGGTCAGTTGTTCGAGGTCAATCTGGCCGCAGCCGATTGGCTGAAGGCCGTCGATCGCCTGCTGGCGCGCGGCTTCGTGCTCACCGTCGATTACGGTCACCCCGTCGAAAGGCTCTACAGCCCAGAACGGTACGAGGGAACCCTCGTCTGTTACCGCCGTCACCAGGCCGACGCCGATCCGCTGGAAGACGTCGGAGAAAAGGATATGACGGCCCACCTGGACTTTACGTCCCTGCAATCAGTCGCCTCCGAACTGGGCTGGCAGAACCTAGGGCTGACAAGCCAGATGTGGTTTCTCGCCCACTGGCTCCGGCCGGAAGACCTGCAGACCGGTCCCTCCATGACCGTGGAGGATTTCCGGCGCCACCAGGCCTTGAAAAAGGTGCTGTTGCCGGGGGGCATGGGCGAGATATTCAAGGTCCTCATCCAATCGAAAGACCTCCCGCCCCTCCCCTTAACCGGCCTCGGCGCGACAGGTCGCTAG
- a CDS encoding efflux RND transporter periplasmic adaptor subunit yields MIKLRRLLPPRTSLSPRVIVLLLSALSLLAGLYYLLPSPPEVATVAVDKGPVHKDLWISGEVQAKRQNTLFSSLPGPIEWTVSEGERVNEGETVARIAGQPLTTPIAGQLMEKKVPTGSWIPPGTPLAEVADPTDLVIQAMVDETDVLKLAPEQPVRWTLAGYPGQVFSGKVLTVSRVISRDHEGNKGFRVLLSAPPGITLYAGMTAEGRVILEQQEEAVRVSVDALREEEGNPQVYLLRKGRAITVAVETGIRNDNYVQILSGIQPGDRVIIPGDVKLTSGQSVRPKGSDRPGSADGSSSEGGPGSEKEPKGEDGTKT; encoded by the coding sequence GTGATCAAACTGCGGCGGCTCCTGCCGCCCCGCACCAGCCTGTCACCACGCGTCATCGTTCTACTCCTGTCGGCGCTGTCCCTACTGGCGGGCCTTTACTACCTGTTGCCGAGCCCGCCGGAGGTCGCCACGGTTGCCGTCGATAAAGGGCCGGTGCATAAAGACCTCTGGATCAGCGGCGAGGTGCAGGCCAAACGGCAGAACACCCTCTTCTCCAGCCTCCCTGGCCCCATCGAGTGGACCGTATCCGAGGGAGAACGTGTCAATGAAGGCGAAACGGTGGCTCGCATCGCCGGGCAGCCGCTCACCACCCCGATCGCCGGGCAGTTGATGGAAAAAAAGGTACCCACCGGCAGTTGGATTCCGCCAGGAACGCCGCTGGCCGAAGTGGCCGATCCGACCGATCTGGTCATTCAGGCGATGGTCGATGAAACCGATGTGCTCAAACTTGCGCCCGAACAGCCTGTCCGGTGGACACTGGCCGGTTATCCGGGACAGGTGTTTTCCGGCAAGGTCCTCACCGTATCCCGCGTCATCAGCCGTGACCATGAGGGAAACAAGGGGTTCCGCGTCCTCTTGAGCGCGCCCCCCGGCATCACCCTCTACGCCGGCATGACCGCCGAAGGGCGGGTGATCCTGGAACAGCAGGAAGAGGCCGTCCGCGTCAGCGTTGACGCCCTCAGGGAGGAGGAGGGAAATCCCCAGGTCTACCTGCTGCGCAAGGGGCGAGCAATCACCGTTGCGGTGGAGACGGGAATTCGCAACGACAACTATGTGCAGATCCTCTCGGGAATCCAACCCGGCGACCGGGTGATCATCCCCGGCGACGTCAAACTCACCTCAGGCCAGAGCGTCCGTCCGAAAGGGTCGGATCGGCCGGGGTCAGCAGATGGGTCGAGTTCAGAGGGTGGGCCAGGGTCGGAGAAAGAGCCCAAGGGAGAGGACGGAACGAAGACATGA
- a CDS encoding ABC transporter ATP-binding protein, translating to MKPMPESPKSPLQNNLQNKLIEMNAVGKSFPFGTSRLQVLSGVDLTVASGEFLAVMGPSGSGKSTLMNLIGCMDRPSEGQYRLAGQEPARLTEGELCRLRNTLVGFVFQSFHLLPRLTAWRNVETPLFYAGVAPEERRRRAKELLERVGLGHRLHHRPTELSGGERQRVGIARAMANEPALILADEPTGNLDQQTGREILELFAALRREGKTIVMVTHDTDVAEWADRVVRIKDGKLCATA from the coding sequence ATGAAGCCAATGCCGGAATCCCCAAAGTCTCCTTTGCAAAACAACTTGCAAAATAAATTGATAGAAATGAATGCCGTCGGAAAATCCTTCCCCTTCGGCACCAGTCGTTTGCAGGTGCTCTCCGGCGTCGACCTGACGGTTGCCTCAGGCGAGTTTCTGGCTGTCATGGGTCCTTCGGGAAGCGGCAAGTCGACGCTGATGAACCTCATCGGCTGCATGGACCGTCCCAGTGAGGGGCAGTACCGGCTGGCCGGACAGGAACCGGCCCGCCTCACCGAAGGAGAACTCTGCCGCCTGCGCAACACCCTGGTGGGCTTTGTTTTCCAGTCCTTCCACCTGCTCCCGCGCCTGACGGCCTGGCGGAACGTGGAGACGCCCCTCTTTTACGCCGGCGTCGCCCCGGAGGAGCGGCGCCGCCGGGCGAAGGAACTGTTGGAACGGGTCGGCCTTGGACACCGGCTGCACCACCGGCCAACGGAACTCTCTGGCGGTGAACGGCAGCGTGTCGGCATCGCCCGGGCGATGGCCAATGAGCCTGCTTTGATCCTGGCTGATGAGCCGACAGGCAACCTAGACCAACAGACCGGGCGGGAAATTCTCGAACTGTTCGCAGCCCTGCGCCGGGAGGGCAAGACGATCGTCATGGTCACCCATGACACCGATGTAGCGGAGTGGGCCGACCGGGTCGTCCGGATTAAGGATGGGAAGCTCTGTGCAACTGCGTGA
- a CDS encoding ABC transporter permease, with translation MQLREYIRLAAEGIAAHRLRSGLTVLGVVIGVFAVVTLMSLGDTVRRQVSGQIAELGAGLLMVMPGREDAGHGPGFITMNLTLNDADRLRQIDGVDKVNPNLTVPARAETANVGIGVTCYGDNADFLPVHGYELASGRMFQASEVIARSHVVLLGAKAKETLFGDAEAEGRMVRLNGATFRVIGTLKEKGRALVHDRDRIVVAPVTAVQDFSGLKNIGVIFVRAEDPSRVPLVRERILSVLAKSHRQKDVQVFSQNDALQVSGKILGTLTAFLACIAAISLAVGGIGILNIMLVSVRERTREIGIRRALGATPGQIMTQFLLEALFLGAAGSVFSVLAVYGLTRWAGWDTGGLTNILSGEALLLGILGASGIGLLFGLYPALQAARLDPIDALRYE, from the coding sequence GTGCAACTGCGTGAATACATCCGCCTCGCCGCAGAGGGCATCGCCGCCCATCGGCTCCGTTCGGGGTTGACCGTTCTCGGCGTCGTCATCGGCGTCTTCGCCGTCGTCACCCTCATGTCTCTGGGAGATACGGTGCGGCGGCAGGTATCAGGGCAGATCGCCGAACTGGGCGCCGGCCTGTTGATGGTCATGCCGGGGAGAGAGGATGCCGGCCACGGTCCCGGCTTCATCACCATGAACCTCACCTTGAACGACGCGGACCGGTTGCGGCAGATCGACGGTGTGGACAAGGTCAACCCTAACCTGACCGTCCCGGCCCGGGCGGAGACGGCCAATGTCGGCATTGGCGTGACCTGTTACGGCGACAACGCTGACTTTCTCCCCGTTCACGGCTATGAACTGGCCAGCGGGCGCATGTTTCAAGCCAGCGAAGTCATCGCCCGCAGCCATGTGGTCCTGCTCGGCGCAAAAGCGAAGGAAACCCTCTTCGGGGACGCCGAGGCGGAGGGCCGCATGGTCCGTCTGAACGGCGCCACCTTCCGGGTCATCGGCACATTAAAGGAAAAAGGGCGGGCCCTCGTCCACGACCGCGACCGCATCGTCGTCGCTCCGGTGACGGCCGTCCAGGACTTCTCTGGCTTGAAAAACATCGGTGTCATCTTTGTGCGCGCCGAAGACCCCTCCCGGGTCCCCCTGGTGCGTGAGCGAATCCTCTCAGTGCTGGCCAAGTCGCACCGGCAGAAGGATGTGCAGGTCTTTTCCCAGAACGACGCCCTTCAGGTGAGCGGCAAGATCCTGGGCACCCTGACGGCCTTCCTGGCCTGCATCGCCGCCATCTCCCTCGCCGTCGGCGGCATCGGCATCCTCAATATTATGCTCGTCTCTGTGCGGGAAAGGACCCGGGAGATCGGCATCCGGCGCGCATTGGGGGCGACGCCTGGGCAGATCATGACACAGTTTCTCCTGGAGGCGCTCTTCCTGGGCGCCGCCGGTTCTGTCTTTTCGGTCCTGGCCGTCTACGGTCTGACCCGCTGGGCGGGCTGGGACACGGGCGGCCTGACGAACATCCTCTCCGGTGAGGCGCTGTTGCTCGGCATCCTGGGCGCCTCCGGCATCGGCCTCCTCTTCGGTCTCTACCCGGCGTTGCAAGCCGCCCGGCTCGATCCTATCGACGCCCTCCGCTACGAGTGA
- a CDS encoding LysM peptidoglycan-binding domain-containing protein — protein MPQCPPATFPYAIRPGDNLYAIARRFNTTLAALISANPFLDPNALPIGMTICVPQQPIYPPCPERNFYTLRPGDTLSALANFFTVSLDDLIEANPGIDPERLFAGQVICIPLATPPVTCPPASRRYLIQQGDTFFSIARRFNISVESLARANRGINPNALLIGQAICVPIEWA, from the coding sequence ATGCCCCAGTGCCCGCCAGCAACATTTCCCTATGCGATCCGGCCCGGCGACAACCTCTACGCCATCGCCCGCCGGTTCAACACAACCCTGGCCGCGCTGATCTCGGCCAATCCTTTTCTCGATCCAAACGCCCTCCCCATCGGAATGACCATCTGTGTGCCCCAGCAACCGATTTACCCGCCCTGCCCGGAAAGGAATTTCTATACCCTTCGACCGGGCGACACCCTATCAGCATTAGCCAACTTCTTTACCGTCTCTCTCGACGACCTCATTGAAGCCAATCCTGGCATCGACCCGGAGCGACTGTTTGCAGGTCAGGTGATCTGCATCCCCCTGGCCACACCGCCGGTCACCTGCCCGCCCGCGTCGCGGCGCTACCTGATCCAGCAGGGAGACACCTTTTTTTCCATCGCCAGGCGCTTCAACATCAGCGTTGAGTCCCTGGCGCGGGCCAACCGGGGGATCAACCCAAACGCGCTGTTGATCGGTCAGGCCATCTGCGTTCCCATTGAATGGGCCTAG
- a CDS encoding MBL fold metallo-hydrolase has translation MKLTVVVENTVPGASGGALLGEYGLSILIQTAGKSILYDTGQSGLVLQNLSRLGVHPSTLDAVVLSHGHFDHAGGLPVVVEHARKELPIYLSPEAFKVRFSHSRGEKRFIGIPWRPERLPGGMSRFRFVEEPLQVADNLWLSGTVPRVTPYERGDDQLRDDQGRPDNHPDDLSLYYRSDKGLVVVSGCAHAGIINVIRHGLAVTGCDRLRAIVGGTHLGLVAEAQREAALEELDRLNPDLVAACHCTGFSVLARMAGMFGKRCVPAFTGTVFDF, from the coding sequence GTGAAGCTGACCGTAGTGGTTGAGAATACCGTACCTGGAGCCAGCGGGGGAGCCTTGCTGGGGGAATATGGGTTATCCATACTGATCCAGACGGCGGGCAAAAGCATCCTCTATGACACGGGTCAGTCGGGGTTGGTGCTTCAAAACTTGAGCCGATTGGGCGTCCATCCCTCGACGCTCGATGCCGTCGTTCTCAGTCACGGCCATTTTGACCATGCCGGTGGACTGCCGGTCGTCGTCGAACATGCCCGTAAGGAGCTTCCCATTTACCTCTCCCCGGAGGCATTCAAGGTTCGTTTCTCCCACAGCCGTGGAGAGAAGCGCTTCATCGGCATCCCCTGGCGACCGGAGCGCCTGCCAGGCGGCATGTCTCGTTTTCGTTTCGTGGAAGAACCCTTGCAGGTGGCCGATAACCTCTGGCTTAGCGGAACTGTTCCGCGGGTGACCCCATATGAGCGCGGCGACGATCAACTGCGCGATGATCAGGGGCGACCGGATAATCACCCTGACGATTTGTCGCTCTACTACCGGAGCGACAAAGGTCTGGTGGTGGTGAGCGGCTGCGCTCACGCGGGGATCATCAATGTGATCCGCCACGGCTTGGCTGTGACCGGTTGTGACCGCCTTCGCGCCATCGTCGGCGGCACCCACCTCGGCCTAGTCGCCGAGGCTCAGCGGGAAGCCGCCCTGGAGGAACTGGATCGACTGAACCCTGATCTGGTGGCAGCCTGCCATTGCACCGGCTTCTCTGTCCTTGCCCGGATGGCGGGGATGTTTGGAAAACGGTGTGTTCCTGCATTTACGGGGACGGTTTTCGACTTTTAG
- a CDS encoding ammonia-forming cytochrome c nitrite reductase subunit c552 produces the protein MTRKKWVLAIWAVLLVAFAAVVVAGCGGKPASTTASAVNTGLAPDEMDLEKFAKLYPHHYDSFMKNAEMSSVGTKYGGNLEKDSHLEKYPYLKNLFGGYAFSLEYNEDRGHVYTMTDLATVKRVTSLPNGKKQVGSCLTCKSAEVPGMIAKMGETYYTTPVEEHLKNATHGMTCSNCHDPQTMKLRVVQPAFIDAMKRRGEDVTKATQQQLRDYVCAQCHVEYYFNPAKKGEVTFPWDKGFTPAAIETYYDEVAAKENNFKADWTQPATGAPLLKAQHPEFETFQGSIHQINGVSCADCHMPYVKQGGQKITSHWWTSPLKTMDQSCLVCHREPVDKLRDYVIQKQDLTFEMLNKAGASTEVAGKSINKAMQAGASDADLAEARKLLRSAQWYWDFVAAENSMGFHNTPLTMNTLAKSIDLAQKSTMAAAKAGNFHDIPEATPYSEFINERLNARGWPKDKGETKKPTNINWK, from the coding sequence ATGACCAGAAAGAAGTGGGTCCTCGCCATCTGGGCGGTCCTGCTGGTTGCCTTCGCGGCCGTGGTGGTCGCCGGGTGCGGCGGGAAGCCGGCCTCGACGACGGCGTCCGCCGTCAACACGGGACTGGCGCCCGATGAGATGGATCTGGAGAAGTTCGCCAAGCTGTATCCCCACCACTACGACTCCTTCATGAAAAACGCCGAGATGAGCAGCGTCGGCACCAAGTACGGCGGCAACCTCGAGAAGGACAGCCACCTGGAGAAGTACCCCTACCTGAAGAACCTCTTCGGCGGCTACGCCTTCTCCCTTGAATACAACGAAGACCGTGGCCACGTGTACACGATGACTGACCTGGCCACAGTCAAGCGGGTGACGAGCCTGCCGAACGGCAAAAAGCAGGTCGGTTCCTGCCTGACCTGCAAATCGGCGGAAGTGCCCGGCATGATCGCCAAGATGGGCGAAACCTACTACACGACGCCGGTCGAGGAGCACCTGAAGAACGCCACCCATGGCATGACTTGTTCCAACTGCCATGATCCCCAGACGATGAAGCTGCGCGTCGTCCAGCCCGCATTCATCGATGCGATGAAGCGGCGCGGCGAGGACGTGACCAAGGCCACCCAGCAGCAACTCCGCGACTATGTCTGCGCCCAGTGCCACGTGGAATACTACTTCAACCCGGCCAAGAAGGGCGAAGTGACCTTCCCTTGGGATAAGGGCTTCACCCCCGCCGCCATTGAAACCTACTATGACGAAGTGGCGGCGAAGGAGAACAACTTCAAGGCCGACTGGACTCAGCCGGCGACGGGCGCGCCGCTCTTGAAGGCCCAGCACCCCGAGTTTGAGACCTTCCAGGGCTCCATCCACCAGATCAACGGCGTTAGTTGCGCCGACTGCCACATGCCCTATGTGAAACAGGGCGGCCAGAAGATCACCAGCCACTGGTGGACATCGCCCTTGAAGACGATGGATCAGTCCTGTCTCGTCTGCCACCGCGAGCCGGTGGACAAGCTGCGCGACTACGTTATTCAAAAGCAGGACCTCACCTTTGAGATGCTGAACAAAGCCGGCGCATCGACCGAAGTGGCCGGTAAGTCCATCAACAAAGCGATGCAGGCCGGCGCCAGTGACGCCGACCTGGCGGAAGCCCGCAAGCTGCTCCGTTCGGCCCAGTGGTACTGGGACTTCGTGGCCGCTGAGAACTCGATGGGCTTCCACAACACGCCGCTGACGATGAACACCCTGGCCAAGTCCATCGACCTGGCCCAGAAGTCGACCATGGCCGCCGCTAAGGCCGGCAATTTCCATGACATCCCTGAGGCCACGCCCTACAGCGAATTCATCAATGAACGGCTGAATGCCAGGGGTTGGCCCAAGGACAAGGGTGAGACAAAGAAACCGACAAATATCAATTGGAAGTAA
- a CDS encoding NapC/NirT family cytochrome c, whose amino-acid sequence MDRAKKTKIIILAGGIFLLAAGTATAAMHKVTGNSAFCGTCHVMDNYMASWQHSSHREVAGCNDCHTDQRNYAAKTWSKVFTGSQHAFINTVLTPPDHLKLYESSKEVVQRNCLRCHDDLVAPTNLAKAERSGQNCFDCHRSTPHGRERPTT is encoded by the coding sequence GTGGATAGGGCAAAGAAGACAAAGATCATCATCCTCGCCGGAGGGATTTTTCTGCTGGCGGCTGGCACAGCGACGGCGGCCATGCACAAGGTGACGGGCAACTCCGCTTTTTGCGGGACTTGTCACGTCATGGACAACTACATGGCCTCATGGCAACACTCCTCCCACCGGGAGGTGGCCGGTTGCAACGACTGCCATACGGACCAGCGGAACTACGCCGCCAAAACCTGGTCCAAGGTGTTTACCGGTTCGCAGCACGCTTTCATCAACACGGTGCTGACGCCGCCGGATCACTTGAAGCTCTATGAATCGAGCAAAGAGGTAGTGCAACGCAACTGCCTGCGTTGCCATGACGACTTGGTGGCCCCGACCAATCTGGCCAAAGCGGAAAGGAGCGGCCAAAACTGTTTTGACTGCCACCGTTCCACACCCCATGGGAGAGAGCGGCCGACTACATAA
- a CDS encoding ABC transporter ATP-binding protein codes for MEKRVGVDVTESPKIELRNVGKHFRDPNGVTRTVLTGVNLKIAAGDFLCLLGPSGCGKTTLLNLLAGFEQPTEGELSIDGQPVTGPHPRHITIFQDYGLFPWRTVLDNVTFGLEAKGIDGKNAREIAEQHLERVGLRDVAARFPHQLSGGMKQRVSIARALAVEPDILFMDEPFAALDAFTRLRLQEEILYLWQEKRPTIIFVTHDIDEAVYLGRRIAIMSPDPGRLTTVLDVALPRPCDRASPDFFYYRRKVFQAFKVVHETAPDYVI; via the coding sequence ATGGAAAAGAGGGTGGGGGTGGATGTGACGGAATCGCCAAAAATCGAACTTCGCAACGTGGGAAAGCACTTTCGCGATCCCAACGGAGTGACGCGAACGGTGCTGACCGGCGTCAACCTAAAGATCGCCGCCGGGGACTTCTTGTGCCTCCTCGGTCCCAGCGGCTGCGGGAAGACGACCCTGTTGAACCTGCTGGCCGGTTTCGAGCAACCGACCGAGGGGGAACTGTCAATTGACGGTCAGCCGGTCACAGGCCCGCACCCGCGGCATATCACCATTTTTCAGGATTATGGCCTCTTTCCCTGGCGCACGGTCCTCGATAACGTCACCTTCGGGCTAGAAGCGAAAGGAATAGATGGAAAGAACGCGCGAGAGATCGCGGAGCAACATCTCGAACGGGTGGGATTGCGCGATGTGGCTGCCCGCTTTCCGCACCAGTTGTCAGGGGGCATGAAACAGCGCGTCTCGATCGCCCGCGCCCTGGCCGTCGAACCGGATATCCTCTTCATGGACGAGCCTTTTGCCGCCCTTGACGCCTTCACCCGTTTGCGTTTGCAGGAGGAGATCCTTTATCTCTGGCAGGAAAAAAGGCCGACGATCATTTTTGTCACCCATGACATCGATGAGGCAGTCTATCTGGGTCGCCGCATCGCCATCATGTCGCCCGATCCGGGGCGACTCACCACTGTTCTCGATGTGGCGCTTCCTCGCCCTTGTGATCGGGCGTCACCGGACTTTTTCTACTACCGGCGAAAGGTCTTTCAGGCCTTTAAAGTCGTTCATGAAACAGCGCCGGACTATGTGATTTGA
- a CDS encoding ABC transporter permease has product MNVNGRYLLPAFSLLLGLLFWQMASCFYRPEQFPSPLLVLEGLLELVELGVLREHIQVSLMRFGLSYGLAVLIGIPTGLLLGWSTGAFQAIDPIVQVLRPISPIAWFPLAVLWFGIGNPPAIFIIFLSAVFPIILSTTVAVRQVPHTYLKVARNFGAGRGMLFRKVVFPAAFPQIMTGLHIAVGTAWIHLVAGEMLGSQSGLGYLIVDARNFLRTDWIIVGMLIVGMLGLLINRLIRLVEGSINRRWGIERRNDG; this is encoded by the coding sequence ATGAACGTGAACGGCCGCTATCTTCTCCCTGCATTCTCACTGCTGCTCGGTCTCCTCTTTTGGCAAATGGCCTCTTGCTTCTACAGGCCCGAGCAGTTTCCCTCGCCGTTGCTTGTCCTAGAGGGACTCCTTGAATTGGTCGAACTCGGCGTTCTTCGCGAGCACATCCAGGTCAGCTTGATGCGTTTCGGCCTCTCGTATGGGCTTGCCGTCCTCATCGGCATCCCCACGGGGTTGCTGTTGGGCTGGTCGACAGGGGCCTTTCAAGCCATCGATCCCATCGTGCAGGTGTTGCGGCCCATATCGCCTATCGCCTGGTTTCCCCTGGCGGTGCTCTGGTTCGGCATCGGCAACCCGCCGGCGATCTTTATCATCTTTCTCTCCGCTGTATTTCCGATTATCCTTTCTACCACGGTGGCCGTGCGGCAGGTGCCCCACACCTACCTGAAGGTGGCCCGGAATTTCGGCGCCGGCAGGGGCATGCTCTTTCGAAAAGTCGTCTTCCCAGCCGCTTTTCCACAGATCATGACGGGCTTGCACATCGCCGTCGGCACAGCCTGGATCCACCTCGTCGCCGGTGAGATGCTGGGGTCCCAATCGGGGCTGGGCTACCTGATCGTCGACGCCCGCAACTTTCTCCGCACCGACTGGATCATCGTCGGCATGCTGATTGTCGGGATGCTCGGACTCCTGATCAACCGGTTGATACGGTTGGTCGAAGGCTCGATCAACCGCCGGTGGGGGATAGAGAGACGAAACGATGGATAG